One window of Quercus robur chromosome 12, dhQueRobu3.1, whole genome shotgun sequence genomic DNA carries:
- the LOC126709693 gene encoding probable glycerol-3-phosphate acyltransferase 3 — translation MSQAFFFKTLFLFFNRILFGKVSFHRNLSNNHATTQLLKYQKYPFLALRSDLSSKTLIFNVEEVLLKSPSLFPYFMLVAFEAGGSLRAIVLFLLYPLICLVSKEMGLKIMVMVCFFGIKKERFKVGRAVLPKFYLEDVGLEIFEVLKRGGKKVAVSKLPQVMVEEFLREYLEIDVVVGRELKVFHGYFVGLIEEKKKDMIWLEEILVKDIVDSNMIGISGFNISLDDHQLFSRCKEIYLVGKADKRSWQRLPKQKYPKPLIFHDGRLALRPTPLDTVAIFMWAPFGIILSIFRILISKSLPTNISTPLNAFTGMYLTTTMPKNSYSLSNTEKGKKSKGLLYVCNHKTLLDPVYLNVILNKSVTGVTYSVSRISETLSPIKTVRLSRNRDQDGRMVESLLNQGDVVVCPEGTTCREPYLLRFSPLFAELGDVIVPVAIDSHVTMFYGTTASGLKCLDPLFCLMNPTPMYTVQFLEKVSGLSKSCSTSSNGVVSKFDVANHVQSEIGKALGFECTNLTRRDKYLILVGNEGKV, via the exons ATGTCTCAGGCCTTTTTCTTCAAAacccttttcttatttttcaatcGCATTCTCTTTGGAAAAGTTAGTTTCCATAGAAATCTTAGCAACAACCATGCAACAACACAGcttttaaaatatcaaaagtATCCTTTTCTTGCTCTTAGATCAGACCTCTCAAGCAAAACTTTGATCTTCAATGTGGAAGAAGTTTTGCTAAAATCCCCATCCTTGTTCCCATACTTCATGCTTGTGGCATTTGAAGCTGGGGGCTCCTTAAGGGCTATTGTTCTCTTTCTCTTATACCCTTTGATTTGTTTGGTAAGTAAAGAGATGGGCTTAAAAATTATGGTCATGGTTTGCTTCTTTGGGATCAAGAAAGAGAGATTTAAAGTTGGAAGAGCGGTTTTGCCAAAGTTTTACCTAGAAGATGTGGGCTTGGAGATCTTTGAGGTGTTGAAAAGAGGTGGGAAAAAAGTAGCTGTGAGTAAGTTGCCTCAAGTAATGGTTGAGGAATTCTTAAGAGAATATTTGGAGATTGATGTTGTTGTTGGGAGAGAGCTAAAGgtgtttcatgggtattttgtgGGACTAAtcgaagagaagaagaaagatatgATTTGGTTGGAGGAAATTCTTGTAAAGGATATAGTGGACAGTAACATGATAGGCATAAGTGGCTTCAACATTTCACTTGATGATCACCAATTGTTCTCCCGATGCaag GAAATTTATTTGGTGGGCAAAGCTGATAAGAGGAGCTGGCAAAGGCTACCAAAACAGAAATACCCCAAGCCATTAATCTTCCACGATGGTAGGTTGGCTCTGAGACCAACCCCGCTAGATACTGTAGCAATATTCATGTGGGCACCATTTGGGATTATCTTATCCATTTTCAGAATTCTTATCAGTAAATCACTGCCCACCAACATATCTACTCCTCTTAATGCCTTTACTGGGATGTACCTTACAACTACAATGCCCAAAAACTCTTATTCACTTTCAAACACAGAGAAAGGTAAAAAATCCAAAGGCCTTCTTTATGTTTGCAATCACAAAACACTTTTGGACCCAGTTTACTTGAATGTGATTCTAAACAAAAGTGTTACTGGGGTCACATATAGTGTAAGCAGAATTTCAGAGACGTTATCACCCATCAAAACCGTTCGGTTATCGAGGAATCGCGATCAAGATGGTAGAATGGTTGAGAGTTTGTTGAATCAAGGGGATGTAGTTGTTTGCCCAGAAGGGACCACTTGTAGAGAACCCTATCTGTTAAGATTTAGTCCATTGTTTGCTGAATTGGGTGATGTTATAGTCCCAGTTGCAATTGACTCCCATGTCACCATGTTCTATGGTACAACTGCAAGTGGGCTTAAGTGTTTGGACCCACTCTTCTGCCTCATGAACCCTACACCAATGTACACCGTTCAATTTCTTGAGAAGGTGTCTGGGTTATCCAAGTCTTGTAGTACTAGTAGTAATGGTGTGGTATCAAAGTTTGATGTGGCTAACCACGTGCAAAGTGAGATTGGGAAAGCTCTAGGGTTTGAGTGCACCAACCTTACAAGGAGAGACAAGTACTTGATTTTGGTAGGTAACGAAGGGAAAGTTTGA